The following are from one region of the Bos mutus isolate GX-2022 chromosome 18, NWIPB_WYAK_1.1, whole genome shotgun sequence genome:
- the MVD gene encoding diphosphomevalonate decarboxylase — MASEKPIVVVTCTAPVNIAVVKYWGKRDEELILPINSSLSVTLHQDQLKTTTTAAISRDFTEDRIWLNGREEDMGHPRLQACLREIRRLARKRRSDGHEDPLPLSLSYKVHVASENNFPTAAGLASSAAGYACLAYTLARVYGVDSDLSEVARRGSGSACRSLYGGFVEWQMGERPDGKDSVARQVAPESHWPELRVLILVVSAERKPMGSTAGMQTSVETSALLKFRAEALVPPRMAEMTRCIRERNFQAFGQLTMKDSNQFHATCLDTFPPISYLSDTSRRIIQLVHRFNAHHGQTKVAYTFDAGPNAVVFTLDDTVAEFVAAVRHSFPPESNGDKFLKGLPVEPVLLSDELKAALGMDPVPGSIRYIIATQVGPGPQVLDDPGAHLLGPDGLPKPAA; from the exons ATGGCCTCAGAGAAGCCGATCGTGGTGGTGACTTGCACCGCGCCCGTCAACATCGCTGTCGTCAAGTACT GGGGAAAGCGAGATGAGGAGCTGATCCTGCCCATCAATTCCTCTCTGAGCGTCACATTGCACCAGGATCAG TTGAAAACCACCACGACGGCCGCCATCAGCAGGGACTTCACAGAGGACCGGATTTGGCTGAATGGCCGGGAGGAGGATATGGGGCACCCTCGCCTCCAGGCCTGCCTGAGGGAGA TCCGCCGCCTGGCCCGTAAGCGGAGGAGCGACGGCCATGAAGACCCACTGCCTCTCAGCCTCAGCTACAAGGTTCATGTGGCCTCGGAGAACAACTTCCCCACGGCTGCAGGCCTGGCCTCCTCGGCTGCAGGCTATGCCTGCTTAG CCTACACCCTGGCCCGGGTCTATGGGGTGGACAGCGATCTGTCGGAAGTGGCCCGCAGGGGCTCAGGCAGCGCCTGCCGCAGCCTGTACGGTGGCTTTGTGGAGTGGCAGATGGGTGAGCGCCCTGATGGGAAGGACAGCGTCGCCCGTCAGGTGGCCCCCGAGTCACACTGGCCGGAGCTCCGAGTCCTGATCCTCGTG GTGAGCGCTGAGAGGAAGCCGATGGGCAGCACGGCAGGCATGCAGACCAGCGTGGAGACCAGTGCCCTGCTCAAG TTCCGGGCAGAGGCACTGGTGCCGCCGCGCATGGCCGAGATGACCCGCTGCATCAGGGAGCGCAACTTCCAGGCCTTTGGCCAGCTGACCATGAAGGACAGCAACCAGTTCCACGCCACCTGCCTGGACACCTTCCCGCCCATCTCCTACCTCAGTGACACATCCCGGCGCATCATCCAGCTGGTGCACCGCTTCAACGCTCACCATGGGCAGACCAAG GTGGCGTACACTTTTGATGCGGGTCCCAACGCTGTGGTCTTCACTCTGGATGACACCGTGGCTGAGTTTGTGGCTGCCGTGAGGCACAGCTTCCCCCCTGAGTCGAACGGAGACAA GTTTCTGAAGGGGCTGCCCGTGGAGCCCGTCCTGCTCTCAGATGAGCTTAAAGCTGCGCTGGGCATGGACCCCGTCCCTGGCAGCATCAGATACATCATTGCCACCCAG GTGGGACCCGGGCCTCAGGTCCTGGATGACCCTGGTGCTCATCTCCTGGGTCCTGACGGTCTGCCAAAGCCAGCTGCCTGA